In Quercus robur chromosome 10, dhQueRobu3.1, whole genome shotgun sequence, a genomic segment contains:
- the LOC126703595 gene encoding protein NRT1/ PTR FAMILY 3.1-like, with protein sequence MEYLEKENMANVDQKQEKIEDEKKIIMRKKKKKLGGIKTMPFIFANEICDKFAATGFHSNMITYLTQELNMPLVQASNTLTNFGGTANFTPLFGALIADSFAGRFWTIVAGSIIYELGLISITISAVLPTLRPPLCPTQVNCKEASGLQLWVLYISLLLSSLGSGGIRPCVVTFAADQFDMTKSSVAARSWNLFNWYYFSMGMATLTALTFVVYIQDNVGWGWGLGVPTIAMALSIIAFLVGSPLYNNIKPAGSPLVRLAQVIVAAVKKRKEIVPENPALLYENRELDAAISLHGRLVHTNQFKWFDKAAVITNSHAIDSKPPNLWKLATVHRVEELKCIIRMLPIWAAGIALIASSSHLHSFTILQARSMERHLSHSFQIPPASMSIFGNITMLVGLVMYERLFVPFARRFTGNPSGITCLQRMGVGFVINILTTVVASFVEIKRKAVAADHNLLDDPKAIIPISIFWLVPQFCLHGVAEVFMSVGHLEFLYDQSPESMRSTAAALYWIAISMGNYIGTLMVSLVHKYSGKKSNWLPDRNLNRGRLEYYYWLVSGIQVINLLYYVICSWLYTYKPLEEVSEICEEEDKEVLAGDKIPSMILDSRNAHGEVELGRNETA encoded by the exons ATGGAGTACTTGGAGAAAGAGAACATGGCCAATGTTGATCAGAAGCAAGAAAAGATCGAGGATGAAAAGAAGATCAtcatgaggaagaagaagaagaagcttggAGGAATCAAAACAATGCCATTCATCTTTG CAAATGAAATATGCGACAAATTTGCAGCAACTGGTTTCCATTCCAACATGATAACGTACCTAACACAAGAGCTTAACATGCCGCTGGTACAAGCCTCCAACACACTCACCAACTTCGGTGGAACTGCCAATTTCACGCCATTGTTTGGTGCTTTAATTGCCGACTCCTTTGCCGGGCGGTTTTGGACCATCGTGGCTGGTTCTATTATCTATGAACTG GGATTGATTAGCATTACCATTTCAGCAGTTCTGCCAACGCTCCGCCCTCCACTGTGCCCAACTCAAGTGAACTGCAAGGAAGCCTCAGGCTTGCAGCTTTGGGTCCTCTACATCTCTCTACTGCTTTCATCTCTTGGCTCAGGTGGCATTAGGCCTTGTGTTGTTACCTTTGCTGCAGACCAATTTGACATGACCAAATCAAGTGTAGCAGCTAGAAGTTGGAATTTGTTCAATTGGTACTATTTTAGCATGGGAATGGCAACACTAACTGCCCTGACTTTTGTGGTTTACATCCAAGATAATGTAGGTTGGGGCTGGGGTCTTGGAGTTCCAACCATAGCCATGGCCTTGTCAATTATAGCTTTTTTGGTGGGTTCACCTCTTTACAATAACATCAAACCTGCGGGTAGTCCCTTGGTTAGATTGGCCCAAGTAATTGTTGCAGCtgtgaagaaaaggaaagaaatagtaCCAGAAAACCCTGCTCTCTTGTATGAAAATAGAGAGCTCGATGCTGCTATTTCTTTGCATGGAAGGCTTGTACACACAAATCAATTCAA GTGGTTTGATAAAGCTGCTGTCATAACAAATAGTCATGCAATAGATTCAAAGCCACCAAATTTATGGAAGCTTGCCACTGTACATCGAGTCGAGGAATTAAAATGCATTATCCGAATGCTTCCTATATGGGCAGCCGGAATTGCTCTTATTGCCTCATCTTCGCACCTGCATAGCTTCACCATTCTACAAGCTCGCTCTATGGAACGTCACCTGTCTCACTCCTTCCAAATTCCACCAGCCTCAATGTCTATCTTTGGCAACATAACCATGCTCGTTGGCCTTGTTATGTATGAACGTCTCTTTGTACCCTTTGCTCGTCGATTCACTGGAAATCCATCAGGAATCACATGCCTACAAAGAATGGGTGTAGGCTTTGTGATTAACATTCTTACCACAGTTGTTGCATCATTTGTTGAAATCAAGAGAAAAGCAGTGGCCGCTGATCACAACTTATTGGATGATCCAAAAGCAATCATTCCTATTAGTATTTTTTGGTTGGTACCTCAGTTTTGCCTACATGGGGTAGCTGAAGTTTTCATGTCTGTGGGGCACTTGGAATTTCTTTATGATCAATCACCTGAAAGCATGAGAAGCACTGCTGCAGCACTTTATTGGATAGCAATATCAATGGGAAACTATATAGGCACACTGATGGTATCACTAGTTCATAAATATTCAGGCAAGAAAAGCAACTGGCTTCCTGATAGGAACCTCAATAGGGGAAGATTGGAATACTACTACTGGCTTGTTAGTGGCATCCAAGTAATAAATCTCTTATATTATGTGATATGTAGTTGGCTTTATACTTATAAGCCATTGGAAGAGGTTAGTGAAATTTGCGAGGAGGAAGATAAAGAAGTACTTGCTGGAGATAAAATACCATCTATGATTTTAGATAGTAGGAATGCCCATGGAGAGGTGGAGCTTGGAAGAAATGAGACAGCATAG